From Demequina capsici, one genomic window encodes:
- a CDS encoding SDR family NAD(P)-dependent oxidoreductase, which produces MTSTSIDGTAFVTGGGSGLGRAVCLRLAARGDRVVVADRDALAAAETVEMIAQAGASARAVALDVTDAEAVADAVRKADEAAPLQTVVTCAGVARPSALLSSSASELDLALDVNVKGTYHVIRAAAQLMVPRGAGAIVTVGSTSSYTASSTPMFAYDTSKAAVRMLTAALGRELAPTGVRVNGVAPGTMDTPLMRGLGADEASLSEMAAARIPAGRLGRPEEVADAVAFLSGPESSYMCGQMIVVDGGWLS; this is translated from the coding sequence ATGACAAGCACTTCGATCGACGGTACAGCATTTGTCACGGGCGGCGGCAGCGGCCTGGGCCGTGCGGTGTGCCTGCGGCTCGCCGCCCGCGGCGACCGCGTCGTCGTCGCTGACAGAGACGCGCTCGCCGCCGCAGAGACCGTGGAGATGATCGCTCAGGCGGGAGCCAGCGCCCGCGCGGTGGCGCTCGACGTGACCGACGCTGAGGCCGTCGCGGACGCCGTCCGCAAGGCCGACGAGGCCGCGCCCCTGCAGACCGTCGTCACCTGCGCGGGCGTCGCGCGCCCCAGCGCCCTGCTGTCGTCCTCAGCCTCCGAGCTGGACCTCGCGCTCGACGTCAACGTGAAGGGGACGTACCACGTGATCCGCGCCGCGGCCCAGCTCATGGTGCCCCGCGGCGCCGGGGCGATCGTCACCGTCGGCTCCACGTCCTCGTACACCGCATCGAGCACGCCGATGTTCGCCTACGACACCTCGAAGGCGGCGGTCCGCATGCTGACCGCGGCGCTCGGGCGCGAGCTCGCTCCGACCGGCGTGAGGGTCAACGGCGTCGCGCCGGGAACGATGGACACGCCGCTCATGCGCGGACTCGGAGCGGATGAGGCGTCGCTGAGCGAGATGGCCGCCGCGCGCATCCCGGCCGGACGGCTCGGCAGGCCCGAGGAGGTGGCCGACGCGGTCGCATTCCTGAGCGGGCCCGAATCGTCGTACATGTGCGGACAGATGATCGTGGTGGACGGAGGATGGCTCTCATGA